The proteins below come from a single Onychomys torridus chromosome 18, mOncTor1.1, whole genome shotgun sequence genomic window:
- the Sema4c gene encoding semaphorin-4C yields the protein MAPHWAVWLLAAGLWGLGIGAEVWWNLVPRKTVSSGELATVVRRFSQTGIQDFLTLTLREHSGLLYVGAREALFAFSVEALELRGVISWEAPVEKKIECTQKGKSNQTECFNFIRFLQPYNASHLYVCGTYAFQPKCTYIDMITFTLERGEFEDGKGKCPYDPAKGHTGLLVDGELFSATLNNFLGTEPVILRNMGPHHSIKTEYLAFWLNEPHFVGSAYVPESVGSFTGDDDKVYFFFSERAVEYDCYAEQLVARVARVCKGDMGGARTLQKKWTTFLKAQLVCSAPEWKVYFNQLRAVHTLLGTSWHNTTFFGVFQARWGDMDLSAICEYQLEQIQQVFEGPYKEYSEQAQKWARYTDPVPSPRPGSCINNWHRHNGYTSSLELPDNILNFIKKHPLMEEQVRPRWGRPLLVKKNTNFTHVVADRVTGLDGATYTVLFIGTGDGWLLKAVSLGPWVHMVEELQIFDREPVASLVLSQSKKVLFAGSRSQLVQLPLTDCTKYRFCADCVLARDPYCAWNVNTSRCVATASAHSGSLLVQHVTNLDTSKMCNQYGIKKVRPTPKNITIVTGTDLVLPCHLSSNLAHARWTFRGRDLSAEQPGSFLYDRGLQALVVMAAQPRHTGPYHCYSEEQGTRLAAESYLVSVVAGPSVTLEARAPLENLGLVWLAVVALGAVCLVLLLLVLSLRRRLREELEKGAKAAERTLVYPLEMPKEPTSPPFRPGPETDEKLWDPVGYYYSDGSLKIVPGHARCQPGGGPPSPPPGIPGQPLPSPTRLHLGGGRNSNANGYVRLQLGGEDRGGLGHPLPELADELRRKLQQRQPLPDSNPEESSV from the exons ATGGCCCCACACTGGGCTGTCTGGCTGCTGGCAGCAGGGCTGTGGGGCCTGGGCATTGGGGCTGAGGTGTGGTGGAACCTTGTGCCCCGGAAGACAGTATCTTCTGGGG AGCTGGCCACAGTAGTGAGGCGGTTCTCCCAGACGGGCATCCAGGACTTCCTGACCTTGACCCTGAGGGAGCACTCCGGGCTTTTATATGTGGGGGCCCGAGAGGCGCTGTTTGCCTTCAGCGTAGAGGCTCTGGAGCTCCGAGGAGTG ATCTCCTGGGAGGCCCCGGTTGAGAAGAAGATCGAGTGTACCCAGAAAGGGAAGAGCAACCAG ACCGAATGCTTCAACTTCATCCGCTTCCTTCAGCCATACAATGCCTCCCACCTGTACGTCTGTGGTACCTATGCCTTCCAGCCCAAGTGCACCTACATC GACATGATCACTTTCACCTTGGAGCGGGGAGAATTTGAGGACGGGAAGGGGAAATGTCCCTATGACCCAGCTAAGGGCCACACCGGACTGCTTGTGG ATGGTGAGCTGTTCTCGGCCACACTCAACAACTTCCTGGGTACGGAGCCCGTCATCCTGCGAAACATGGGGCCCCACCACTCCATCAAGACCGAGTACCTGGCGTTTTGGCTGAATG AACCCCACTTTGTAGGCTCTGCCTATGTCCCCGAGAGTGTGGGGAGCTTCACAGGGGACGATGACAAGGTCTACTTCTTCTTCAGTGAGCGGGCAGTGGAGTATGACTGTTATGCTGAGCAGTTGGTGGCCCGTGTAGCTCGAGTCTGTAAG GGAGACATGGGGGGCGCACGGACCCTGCAGAAGAAGTGGACAACCTTCCTAAAAGCACAGTTGGTGTGCTCAGCCCCCGAGTGGAAGGTCTACTTCAACCAGCTTCGGGCCGTGCACACCCTGCTGGGTACCTCTTGGCACAACACCACCTTCTTCGGGGTTTTTCAAGCGCGATG GGGTGATATGGACCTGTCAGCGATCTGTGAGTACCAGTTGGAACAGATCCAGCAGGTGTTCGAGGGTCCCTACAAAGAATACAGTGAGCAAGCCCAGAAGTGGGCCCGCTATACTGACCCAGTCCCCAGTCCTCGTCCTGGTTCG TGTATCAACAATTGGCATCGCCACAATGGTTACACCAGTTCTCTGGAGCTACCTGACAACATCCTCAACTTCATCAAGAAGCACCCACTGATGGAGGAGCAGGTGAGGCCTCGGTGGGGCCGCCCCTTACTTGTAAAGAAGAACACTAACTTCACACACGTGGTGGCCGACAGGGTCACAGGACTTGATGGCGCCACCTATACAGTGCTGTTCATCGGTACAG GAGATGGCTGGCTGCTGAAGGCTGTGAGCCTGGGGCCCTGGGTCCACATGGTGGAGGAGCTGCAGATATTTGACCGGGAGCCGGTGGCAAGTCTGGTGCTGTCTCAGAGCAAG AAGGTGCTTTTTGCTGGCTCTCGCTCTCAGCTGGTTCAGTTACCCCTGACTGACTGCACCAAGTACCGATTCTGTGCTGACTGCGTCCTGGCCCGCGACCCCTACTGTGCCTGGAATGTCAACACCAGCCGCTGTGTGGCCACCGCCAGTGCTCACTCAGG ATCCCTTCTGGTCCAACATGTGACGAACTTGGACACCTCGAAGATGTGTAACCAGTATGGCATTAAGAAGG TCAGACCTACTCCTAAGAACATCACAATAGTCACAGGCACAGACCTGGTTCTGCCCTGCCACCTCTCATCCAATTTGGCCCACGCTCGCTGGACCTTCAGAGGCCGGGACCTGTCTGCGGAGCAACCTGGCTCCTTCCTCTATGACAGAGGACTCCAGGCACTGGTAGTGATGGCTGCCCAGCCCCGCCACACTGGGCCCTATCACTGCTACTCGGAGGAGCAGGGGACAAGGCTGGCTGCAGAAAGCTACCTTGTCTCTGTTGTGGCTGGCCCGTCTGTGACCCTGGAGGCCCGGGCTCCCTTGGAAAACCTGGGGCTCGTATGGCTAGCAGTGGTGGCTCTGGGGGCTGTGTGCCTGGTGTTGCTGCTGCTGGTTCTGTCCCTTCGTCGGCGACTTCGAGAAGAGCTTGAAAAAGGTGCCAAGGCAGCAGAGAGGACATTGGTGTACCCCCTAGAAATGCCCAAGGAACCAACCAGCCCCCCGTTTCGTCCCGGCCCCGAAACAGATGAGAAACTTTGGGATCCCGTCGGCTACTACTATTCAGATGGCTCTCTCAAGATCGTGCCTGGTCATGCCCGGTGCCAGCCTGGAGGTGGGCCCCCTTCTCCACCTCCTGGCATACCTGGCCAGCCCCTGCCTTCTCCGACTCGGCTTCACCTAGGGGGTGGTCGGAACTCAAACGCCAATGGTTATGTGCGCTTACAGCTGGGAGGGGAGGACCGCGGAGGACTTGGGCACCCCCTGCCGGAGCTCGCCGATGAACTGCGACGTAAGCTGCAGCAGCGCCAGCCACTGCCTGACTCCAACCCAGAGGAGTCCTCAGTATGA